The DNA region GGAGCCAACGGCTACAACTTTTCCTCCAGTGATGGTAAACGTACCATTGGAATCCATTGCATCATTATCTGTGCTGTAAGAATAAATATAGCCTCCATTAATATATATAGCTGTTTCCGCATTTATTCCATCATCAGAAGTATTGGTGACAATATAGCCATCGTTAATAGTTAAAATACTTTTACTTTCAATACCTTCATTGGCGCTAGATTTTACATAAAGACTACCTCCGTTAATTGTTACATAAGGAGTGATCGTATTATCACTGTCAGTATAAGATGCTGTAATCCCCTTGCCTACGCTAGAGATGTTTATTGTACCATCATTTATCACAACATAACCTTCATCTACCTGTATTCCATCATCAGACGCTGTAAGATTTAATGTACCGTTATCCATGATGAATGCGTCATTGGTATGAATTGCATCCTTTGTTGCACTGCTCACCGTAATACTTCCTGCTCTTACTCTAATATAATCATCACTACAAATTGCATGCTTATAATTTCCTTTAACAGTAAGACTACCAGAACCACTAAATATCAATTGACCTTCACTGAAAATCGTACCTTTTTGATCTTCATCATTGGTTGCCGTTGCATAAGTGGAGCCATCTGTTAATGTGTTGGTTGTTCCAGAAGCTAATACTATGAAGCCTCGTTTTTTGGATTGAATATTGAGCGCTGGACCATCTGAGTTCGTAATGGATGCACCACTTAAAGTCAATTCATATTTATTATCACTATATAGTTTTACAGAACCATCACTTGTGGTTCCTGAAACAACATAAGCTACCCCAGAAACAGTGGAGGTAATAGTAACATCAGAACCGCTCGTTGTAATCGTTACACCACTAGAAGCTAATGGGTTGGTAATCGTTACAGTGCTACCAAAAGTTATGGTTACAGTATTGGAAAATGTTGAATTTTCTAGGGAATCATCTGCGTTTACGGCTGTTTCGGTAGATCCTTCTGCTGTGCCTGTTGTGTAGGTGCTATCAATTGTACCCGAAGTCGTAGATGAGGACGTATCGGAAGCCACTACATCATCTTTGGAGCAACTCGTATAAATGAAAAATAAGGTTAAGGGAAATAATAATTTAGATAGGTTTTGCATAACTCGACTATTGTGGTTTTGGAAAATAATTCTATGACAAAACTAAATGTAAATGATTTATTCTATTAAACAGGTATAGATGAATGAACTTATTCTGTAGATTAACTTTTTCCGTATTTCATAAATGCAATTTCCAATCTCGTAAATGAAAAGTGAATAGCATTTATACATTTGCATTAGAGAAACATCCACATACATCGCAAATATCAAAAGCCCGGGACTCCGTTTTTTTTCAAAAATAGAGTCCCGGCACTATTTTAAAAAGCAAGGAATTAATTCTGTTAAAATTGCACTATAACGTCCCTCATAACTACAGAATCATGTGATTGTATTATTTTTTCCCAAAAACCTAATTAAGTTTGCACATACGTAATAATGGTTATATTGCATCTTATAACTACAATGCGTCACCTATGGTGAGACATTTCGAAATATTTTAAATACTGAATGAAACATATAGCAAACGGATTTACCTTACTTAATTTAATATTTGGCGGACTTGCTATAATAGCCGTATTGCAAAGTGGCTTGACCACCACCATGGATGATAACGGACTTACATATATAATTTTACCAGAAAAAATATATTTAGCTTCGGTGTTTATTGGTTGTGCTGCAATTATTGATTTTCTAGATGGGTTCGTTGCTCGATTATTAAAGATCTCTTCTCCAATGGGTATGCAATTAGACTCACTCGCAGATGTTGTGAGTTTTGGTGTTGCTCCAGGAATGATCGTTTTTCAATTTTTAAGATTAGCGTATTCAAAAGGAGAGGGTGGGTTAGATGTAAATGAATTAGCGTTGGTTCCTGCTCTTTTATTACCTGCATTTGGTGCCGTTCGTTTGGCACGTTTTAATCTCGA from Rhizosphaericola mali includes:
- a CDS encoding carbohydrate-binding domain-containing protein, which codes for MQNLSKLLFPLTLFFIYTSCSKDDVVASDTSSSTTSGTIDSTYTTGTAEGSTETAVNADDSLENSTFSNTVTITFGSTVTITNPLASSGVTITTSGSDVTITSTVSGVAYVVSGTTSDGSVKLYSDNKYELTLSGASITNSDGPALNIQSKKRGFIVLASGTTNTLTDGSTYATATNDEDQKGTIFSEGQLIFSGSGSLTVKGNYKHAICSDDYIRVRAGSITVSSATKDAIHTNDAFIMDNGTLNLTASDDGIQVDEGYVVINDGTINISSVGKGITASYTDSDNTITPYVTINGGSLYVKSSANEGIESKSILTINDGYIVTNTSDDGINAETAIYINGGYIYSYSTDNDAMDSNGTFTITGGKVVAVGSKAPEASFDCDARTFKLTGGMIVGIGGATSGPSTSVSTINSVVMGSGSASTIVHIEAADGTEAMTFLAPISYSTLIYASSKLKSSTSYTVYTGGSVSDGTNFNGLYTSGTYSKGTSGTTFTTSSVLTQIGGSISKN
- a CDS encoding CDP-alcohol phosphatidyltransferase family protein; the encoded protein is MKHIANGFTLLNLIFGGLAIIAVLQSGLTTTMDDNGLTYIILPEKIYLASVFIGCAAIIDFLDGFVARLLKISSPMGMQLDSLADVVSFGVAPGMIVFQFLRLAYSKGEGGLDVNELALVPALLLPAFGAVRLARFNLDSSHSPYFKGVPIPAVGLLIASFPLIYWHTQSVYVIQIFTNPIFWYASIAILCFLMVSTTPMLSLKMKCFAIKKDWPLIALMLIAIISGILTEWLAVPIVFIAYLIFSLTTIKKKNLSESL